A genomic window from Luteolibacter sp. LG18 includes:
- the glmM gene encoding phosphoglucosamine mutase, which translates to MNEFPITAEVALRLGKAIARVLRSSGPNRNRVLLGKDTRISGYMLETAMTSGLVSMGMDVFMVGPMPTPGVAHLTKSMGAAAGIMLTASHNPYEDNGVKIFGPDGYKISDEIEDVIERHILGEEPEAAPVPPRQIGKAHRIDDARGRYIEFAKHTADNISLHGLKVVVDCGHGAAYFIAPLIFKELGAEVITAGIGPDGTNINDGCGALFPENAGELVRRFNADLGISFDGDADRVIFTDSNGQVVSGDRILALCAIAMKEQGRLKNDTLVCTTMSNLGLHESMRKHGIKVETTGVGDRNVIEAMRKGGYTFGGENSGHLIFSEHATTGDGILSALQVLRMMRDKNATLATLASIMQEYPSQMANIPVPSKPPLDSLPKLKKLMKQATKEFGTEGRHLIRYSGTEKKLRVLVEHRQIEEARLWLSKFAAAIRDEIGTGTGKTTGV; encoded by the coding sequence GTGAATGAATTTCCCATCACCGCCGAGGTCGCCCTCCGACTCGGAAAGGCCATCGCCCGCGTGCTGCGTTCCTCCGGTCCGAACCGGAACCGCGTGCTGCTCGGCAAGGACACCCGCATTTCCGGCTACATGCTCGAAACCGCGATGACCAGCGGCCTGGTCTCGATGGGCATGGACGTCTTCATGGTCGGCCCGATGCCCACCCCCGGCGTGGCCCACCTTACCAAGTCCATGGGTGCCGCCGCTGGCATCATGCTCACCGCCTCCCACAATCCCTACGAGGACAACGGCGTGAAAATCTTCGGCCCGGATGGCTACAAGATCTCCGATGAGATCGAGGACGTCATCGAGCGCCACATCCTCGGCGAGGAGCCCGAGGCCGCCCCCGTGCCGCCGCGCCAGATCGGCAAGGCCCACCGCATCGATGACGCCCGCGGCCGCTACATCGAGTTTGCCAAGCACACCGCCGACAACATCTCGCTCCACGGCCTGAAGGTGGTCGTCGATTGCGGCCACGGCGCGGCCTACTTCATCGCCCCGCTCATTTTCAAGGAACTCGGCGCCGAAGTCATCACCGCCGGCATCGGCCCGGACGGCACCAACATCAACGACGGCTGCGGCGCCTTGTTCCCGGAGAACGCCGGTGAACTCGTCCGCCGCTTCAATGCCGACCTCGGCATTTCCTTCGATGGCGACGCCGACCGCGTGATCTTCACCGATTCGAACGGCCAGGTCGTCAGCGGCGACCGCATCCTCGCCCTCTGTGCCATCGCCATGAAGGAGCAGGGTCGCCTCAAGAACGACACGCTGGTCTGCACCACCATGAGCAACCTCGGCCTCCACGAGTCCATGCGGAAGCACGGCATCAAGGTGGAAACCACCGGCGTGGGCGACCGCAACGTCATCGAGGCGATGCGGAAGGGCGGCTACACCTTCGGCGGCGAGAACTCGGGTCATTTGATCTTCTCCGAACATGCGACCACCGGCGACGGTATCCTCAGCGCCCTGCAGGTGCTGCGCATGATGCGTGACAAGAACGCCACCCTGGCGACGCTCGCCTCCATCATGCAGGAGTATCCGAGCCAGATGGCGAACATCCCGGTGCCCTCCAAGCCGCCGCTCGATTCGCTGCCGAAGCTCAAGAAGCTCATGAAGCAGGCGACCAAGGAATTCGGCACCGAGGGCCGCCACCTGATCCGCTACTCCGGCACCGAGAAGAAGCTCCGCGTCCTCGTCGAGCACCGCCAGATCGAGGAAGCCCGCCTCTGGCTCAGCAAGTTCGCCGCCGCCATCCGCGATGAGATCGGCACCGGCACCGGAAAGACCACCGGCGTCTGA
- a CDS encoding SGNH/GDSL hydrolase family protein, translating to MNPFRRLVRATMILVALASPLSAQTAAPTAKLPEGVKRVLFLGDSITYAGQYTAYVETYFLTRDKAARYEFLDLGLPSETVSGLSEPGHAGGKFPRPDLHERLARVLPQVKPDLVFACYGMNDGIYLPFDETRFKAYQDGCTWLRGEVLKTGAKFASITPPVHDAVKGGKPGYNDVLTRYSDWLLSQKPTGWPVVDLHGPMTAYLEAKRKDDPAFFLAPDGVHPADEGHWVMAREILKFLGAKDVADVKSATDMAAVHPHGAEILKLVLQSENLLKDAWLTATGHQRPGMAKGLPLDQAEAKAKEIAKQIEALQ from the coding sequence ATGAACCCATTCCGCCGTCTCGTCCGCGCCACCATGATTCTGGTGGCGCTCGCCAGCCCTCTCTCCGCCCAAACCGCGGCTCCGACCGCGAAGCTCCCCGAGGGCGTGAAGCGCGTCCTCTTCCTCGGCGATAGCATCACCTACGCCGGCCAATACACGGCCTACGTCGAGACCTACTTCCTCACCCGGGACAAGGCCGCGCGTTACGAATTCCTCGATCTCGGGCTCCCCAGCGAGACCGTCTCCGGCCTCTCCGAGCCCGGTCACGCCGGCGGCAAGTTTCCCCGCCCGGACCTCCACGAGCGCCTCGCCCGCGTGCTCCCGCAGGTGAAGCCCGACCTCGTCTTCGCCTGCTACGGCATGAACGACGGTATCTACCTGCCGTTCGATGAAACCCGCTTCAAGGCCTACCAGGACGGCTGCACCTGGCTCCGCGGCGAGGTGTTGAAAACCGGCGCGAAGTTCGCCTCCATCACCCCGCCGGTCCACGATGCGGTGAAGGGCGGCAAGCCCGGCTACAACGACGTCCTCACCCGTTACAGCGATTGGCTGCTCTCCCAGAAACCCACCGGCTGGCCGGTGGTCGATCTCCACGGCCCGATGACCGCCTACCTCGAGGCGAAGCGGAAGGACGACCCCGCCTTCTTCCTCGCGCCCGATGGCGTCCACCCCGCCGATGAAGGCCACTGGGTGATGGCCCGCGAGATCCTGAAATTCCTCGGCGCGAAGGACGTCGCGGACGTGAAAAGCGCCACCGACATGGCCGCTGTCCACCCTCACGGTGCGGAAATCCTGAAGCTCGTCCTCCAGAGCGAGAACCTCCTCAAGGACGCCTGGCTCACCGCCACCGGCCACCAGCGCCCCGGCATGGCCAAGGGCCTCCCCCTCGACCAGGCCGAAGCCAAGGCCAAGGAAATCGCGAAGCAGATCGAGGCCCTTCAGTAG
- a CDS encoding glycosyl hydrolase, with translation MLLPTTTLRRCLLALAALPATALCTPPEMPKPWDRIHDTPLAVAARGFAEPPADYANHVIWAWGAQVNEQTIPIDLDAMQAKGFHAVIIEAGYRMPFDYLSEGWFKAIALAVKEAKKRGMRVWIIDEGKYPSGFAGGKFTRERPDLRMQGLVRCEPIEVKAGKPLKGAKLDPRAISAVAVNESGQPPRAVAIHDHRVDFDPGARAWTLVSVRPGFQTSPTRSVTNANGEKDATNSLCDFLNPAAVRQFIDWTHEQYKHAIGDEFGKTVLGFRGDEPDFWNIVPWTPGMVATFQQRKGYDPTPWLATLLAPPTGEREKRFRADYWDVWSGLFAEHFFKQQADWCAANGLAYVVHINCEDRMPVCVRSEGDFFRDLSHVQIPGVDTIRNQIWPGTVADFPKLASSVAHVFGRPRVFSESFAAYQEPMTLPQAKWVVDHQLARGINFFEFMLWRSGGKGPTRWMQDPGMKDLNAYTARATWLLTLGRPGARVAVYHPTSTMWLGDDSVDAPLNTLADTLLRRQCDFDFVSEDAFARALTVGQGSLENQSGQSYTTLVIPSIDVISETAWTKIRAFAASGGRLLFWGRKPRLLSGKTFADATPFPDDVTAAWEPTAHWTPVVAAAMPVPEVKFEGSGLDAIRYQRRILPDAEIVFLFNQGDSPAKLIVTPTATGSVQSWDATTGTITDLPAEPVKGKPVLHLDLPGGATRFLTIAK, from the coding sequence ATGCTGCTGCCCACCACCACCCTCCGGCGATGCCTCCTCGCGCTCGCCGCGCTTCCGGCCACGGCCCTCTGCACTCCGCCGGAGATGCCAAAGCCCTGGGACCGCATCCATGATACCCCGCTCGCCGTGGCCGCGCGCGGGTTCGCCGAGCCGCCCGCCGATTACGCGAACCACGTGATCTGGGCCTGGGGCGCGCAGGTCAACGAGCAGACCATTCCCATCGACCTCGATGCCATGCAGGCGAAGGGCTTCCACGCCGTCATCATCGAGGCCGGTTACCGCATGCCCTTCGACTACCTCTCGGAGGGTTGGTTCAAGGCCATCGCCCTCGCGGTCAAGGAGGCAAAGAAGCGTGGCATGCGCGTGTGGATCATCGACGAGGGCAAGTACCCCAGCGGCTTCGCGGGCGGCAAGTTCACCCGCGAGCGCCCGGACCTCCGCATGCAGGGGCTCGTCCGCTGCGAGCCGATCGAGGTGAAAGCGGGCAAACCGCTCAAAGGCGCGAAGCTCGACCCCCGCGCGATCAGCGCCGTGGCCGTGAATGAAAGCGGCCAGCCGCCGCGCGCCGTCGCGATCCACGACCACCGTGTCGACTTCGATCCCGGCGCGCGCGCCTGGACCCTCGTCTCCGTGCGCCCCGGCTTCCAGACCTCGCCGACCCGCTCCGTCACCAACGCGAACGGCGAAAAGGACGCCACCAATTCCCTCTGCGATTTCCTCAATCCCGCCGCCGTGCGCCAGTTCATCGACTGGACCCACGAGCAGTACAAGCACGCCATCGGCGACGAGTTCGGGAAAACCGTGCTCGGTTTCCGCGGCGATGAACCGGACTTCTGGAACATCGTGCCGTGGACGCCGGGCATGGTCGCCACCTTCCAGCAGCGGAAGGGCTACGACCCCACCCCGTGGCTCGCCACCCTGCTCGCGCCGCCCACCGGCGAGCGGGAGAAACGCTTCCGCGCCGATTACTGGGATGTGTGGTCCGGCCTCTTCGCCGAGCACTTCTTCAAGCAACAGGCCGATTGGTGCGCCGCGAACGGACTGGCCTACGTGGTCCACATCAACTGCGAGGACCGCATGCCCGTCTGCGTCCGCAGCGAGGGCGATTTCTTCCGCGATCTCAGCCACGTCCAGATCCCCGGCGTCGATACCATCCGCAATCAGATCTGGCCCGGCACCGTCGCCGATTTCCCGAAGCTCGCGTCCTCCGTCGCCCACGTCTTCGGTCGCCCCCGCGTCTTCAGCGAGAGCTTCGCCGCCTACCAGGAGCCGATGACCCTGCCGCAGGCGAAATGGGTCGTGGACCACCAGCTCGCGCGCGGCATCAATTTCTTCGAGTTCATGCTCTGGCGCTCCGGAGGGAAGGGGCCCACCCGCTGGATGCAGGACCCGGGCATGAAGGACCTCAATGCCTACACCGCCCGTGCCACCTGGCTGCTCACGCTCGGCCGCCCCGGCGCGCGCGTCGCCGTCTATCATCCCACCTCCACGATGTGGCTCGGCGATGACTCCGTGGACGCCCCGCTCAATACCCTCGCGGACACCCTGCTGCGCCGCCAGTGCGATTTCGATTTCGTCAGCGAGGACGCCTTCGCCCGCGCCCTCACGGTGGGGCAGGGGAGTCTCGAAAACCAAAGCGGCCAGAGTTACACCACCCTCGTCATCCCGTCCATCGACGTCATTTCCGAAACCGCCTGGACGAAGATCCGTGCCTTCGCCGCCAGCGGCGGCCGCCTCCTGTTCTGGGGTCGGAAGCCGCGCCTGCTGTCCGGAAAAACCTTCGCCGATGCCACCCCGTTCCCCGATGACGTGACAGCCGCCTGGGAACCCACCGCACACTGGACCCCGGTGGTCGCCGCCGCCATGCCCGTGCCGGAGGTGAAGTTCGAAGGTTCCGGCCTCGATGCCATCCGCTACCAGCGCCGCATCCTGCCCGATGCCGAGATCGTCTTCCTCTTCAACCAAGGCGACAGCCCCGCGAAACTCATCGTCACCCCCACCGCCACCGGCTCCGTGCAATCCTGGGACGCCACCACCGGCACCATCACCGACCTCCCCGCCGAACCCGTGAAGGGCAAGCCCGTCCTCCACCTCGACCTCCCCGGTGGCGCCACCCGCTTCCTCACCATCGCGAAGTAG
- a CDS encoding GDSL-type esterase/lipase family protein: MAPHRKPILAALLWSATPLAAFAVTGPLNPADYKAPVRIACVGDSITQGSGADRGQSYPDQLQDLLGERWAVKNFGVSGRTLLKNGDFPYWKEGAFKNAQAYNPDAVVIMLGTNDTKPQNWSHKAEYRSDYAEMVKIFRDLPSKPKIFICRPCPVPEPGNYGINEAGVKEEIVILDDLAKELDLGVIDIHASLEKTPELLPDRVHPSTKGAAVMASTVYASLTGTKAPDPALQVKPNSYFRTGAVLQRGAPIPVWGTAPDGKTITVDFAGQKLATTAQGGHWKVTLKPMDASTQPRTMTITGPDNTVTAENVLVGDVWVASGQSNMERQLGPRGGQKEILGWKEEVAKADHPLIRQFYVPLANAAKPVEEPRGRWSVCSPVTAADFTAVGYFFARDLQPSIKVPVALLFSAWGGTVAEAWTSPETLKDMPDFKPAVDALAAPGAKFNQNTPTALYNAMIAPVLQVPVKGVIWYQGEANNLRAKQYRSVLPALIADWRARWNNPKLPFLFVQIAPYKDMTPELREAQLLSWKSTPGTAMVVTADVGDAADIHPANKGPVGARLALAARALAYGEKLEYSGPVFRELKVQGKDAWLAFDHVGKGLEAKDGPLKGFTLAGADGNFVPATAEIKGDKVVVRAEGVAAPVAVRYGWANVPDVNLFNQAGLPATPFRTDVEP, encoded by the coding sequence ATGGCTCCTCATCGCAAACCCATCCTCGCGGCCCTGCTCTGGTCCGCCACTCCGCTCGCCGCCTTCGCGGTGACCGGCCCGCTCAATCCCGCCGACTACAAGGCCCCCGTTCGCATCGCCTGCGTCGGCGACAGCATCACCCAGGGCTCCGGGGCCGACCGCGGTCAGTCCTATCCCGATCAACTCCAGGACCTGCTCGGCGAACGCTGGGCCGTCAAAAACTTCGGCGTCAGCGGCCGCACCCTCCTGAAGAACGGCGACTTCCCCTACTGGAAAGAGGGCGCTTTCAAGAACGCCCAGGCCTACAACCCGGACGCCGTCGTCATCATGCTCGGCACGAACGACACCAAGCCGCAGAACTGGTCGCACAAGGCCGAGTACCGCTCCGACTACGCCGAGATGGTGAAGATCTTCCGCGACCTGCCCTCGAAGCCGAAGATCTTCATCTGCCGCCCCTGCCCGGTGCCGGAACCCGGCAACTACGGCATCAATGAAGCCGGCGTGAAAGAGGAGATCGTCATCCTCGATGACCTCGCGAAGGAGCTCGACCTCGGCGTCATCGACATCCACGCCTCGCTCGAGAAAACGCCCGAGCTGCTCCCGGACCGCGTCCACCCCAGCACCAAGGGCGCGGCCGTCATGGCCTCCACCGTTTACGCCTCCCTCACCGGCACCAAGGCCCCGGACCCCGCGCTGCAGGTGAAGCCGAACAGCTACTTCCGCACCGGCGCCGTCCTCCAGCGCGGCGCGCCGATCCCGGTGTGGGGCACCGCCCCGGATGGCAAGACCATCACCGTCGACTTCGCCGGCCAGAAGCTCGCCACCACCGCCCAGGGCGGCCATTGGAAGGTCACCCTGAAGCCCATGGACGCCAGCACCCAGCCGCGCACCATGACCATCACCGGCCCGGACAACACCGTCACCGCGGAAAACGTCCTCGTCGGTGACGTCTGGGTCGCCAGCGGCCAATCGAACATGGAGCGCCAGCTCGGACCGCGCGGCGGCCAGAAGGAGATCCTCGGTTGGAAGGAAGAGGTCGCGAAGGCCGATCACCCGCTCATCCGCCAGTTCTACGTCCCGCTCGCCAATGCCGCGAAGCCCGTCGAGGAACCGCGCGGCCGCTGGAGCGTCTGCTCGCCCGTCACCGCCGCGGACTTCACCGCCGTCGGCTACTTCTTCGCCCGCGATCTCCAGCCCTCCATCAAGGTGCCCGTCGCCCTGCTGTTCTCCGCGTGGGGCGGCACCGTCGCCGAGGCCTGGACCAGCCCGGAAACCCTCAAGGACATGCCGGACTTCAAGCCCGCCGTGGACGCCCTCGCCGCCCCCGGCGCGAAGTTCAACCAGAACACCCCCACCGCCCTCTACAATGCCATGATCGCCCCCGTCCTTCAGGTCCCCGTCAAGGGCGTGATCTGGTACCAGGGCGAGGCGAACAACCTCCGCGCCAAGCAATACCGCAGCGTGCTCCCCGCGCTCATCGCCGACTGGCGCGCGCGTTGGAACAACCCGAAGCTGCCGTTCCTCTTCGTCCAGATCGCGCCTTACAAGGACATGACTCCGGAGCTCCGCGAGGCCCAGCTCCTGTCATGGAAATCCACCCCCGGCACCGCCATGGTCGTCACCGCCGATGTCGGCGATGCCGCGGACATCCACCCCGCGAACAAGGGCCCCGTCGGTGCCCGCCTCGCCCTCGCCGCCCGCGCCCTCGCCTACGGCGAAAAGCTCGAATACTCCGGCCCCGTCTTCCGCGAGCTGAAGGTCCAGGGCAAGGACGCCTGGCTCGCCTTCGACCACGTCGGCAAGGGCCTCGAGGCCAAGGATGGCCCGCTCAAGGGCTTCACCCTCGCCGGGGCGGACGGAAATTTCGTCCCCGCCACCGCCGAGATCAAAGGCGACAAGGTCGTCGTCCGCGCCGAGGGCGTGGCAGCACCGGTGGCTGTCCGCTACGGCTGGGCGAACGTCCCGGACGTGAACCTCTTCAACCAGGCAGGCCTCCCCGCCACCCCCTTCCGCACCGACGTCGAACCCTGA
- a CDS encoding glycoside hydrolase family 95 protein: MHPSSTSRRAALLLLASVASCLAAGGPNEVLWYNAPAARWIEALPVGNGRLGAMIHGQPGKERLQLNDVTVWSGDPQPDADRKDAWKDLAEVRKTIRDGKYDLAEKLCNAKLSGPAPYENSYQTLGDLNFDFTLPADPKAVSGYRRQLDVADAVAAVSFQSGDTRFTREIFSSAADGVLVQRLQADKKGALTFKLNLSRVERAKTRFEAPDTLVMTGDTGNTLGYEVRVRVLAKGGKVAAEGEALTVSGADDATVLLTAATTFVLDYDKGYKGGDLGVAAARLKAASAKSYDTLKSAHLAEYHKYYDRVKLDTGSGNATVPTDERLKAYGEGKSDPGFAALFYQYGRYLLISSSRPDNPLPSNSQGIWGDGLKLPWRCDYKSNINYQMNYWAAEASNLGEMHLPMLRMTANLVKPGTKTAQAYFGPTTPGWVVGYTTNGWSWTSPGARLSWGVWWGGSAWMCQHLWDHYAYTRDAAYLKGAYPVLKGAAEFWMANLVEGTDGKLITSPSSSPENNFITDTGIKSSVCEGATMEKSIVWDLLSNTAQAAAVMGNDEAFRKKVEAARDRIRPPQIGKGGQLMEWGGDWDLNSQDPHHRHVSHLFALHPGHEIGVLSTPALAAAARKTLELRGDDGTGWSKAWKINFWARLREGDHAHKLLSDQLTYTTELRTVMSGGGGTYPNLFDAHPPFQIDGNFGAVSGINEMLLQTQERYTDSKAPSQDRYVIDLLPALPSTWQEGSVTGLRARGGFEVALKWKAGKLETATIRSTGGTAAKVRANGKLTDLTLKPGETKTLKE, translated from the coding sequence ATGCATCCCTCCTCCACCTCCCGCCGCGCTGCCCTTCTGCTGCTAGCCAGCGTCGCCTCCTGCCTCGCCGCCGGCGGCCCCAATGAAGTCCTCTGGTACAACGCCCCCGCCGCCCGCTGGATCGAGGCCCTGCCCGTCGGAAACGGCCGCCTCGGCGCGATGATCCACGGCCAGCCCGGCAAGGAGCGCCTCCAGCTCAATGACGTCACCGTCTGGTCCGGCGACCCCCAGCCGGACGCCGACCGCAAGGACGCCTGGAAAGACCTCGCCGAGGTCCGCAAGACCATCCGCGACGGCAAGTACGACCTCGCCGAAAAACTCTGCAACGCCAAGCTCAGCGGCCCCGCCCCCTACGAGAATTCCTACCAGACCCTCGGCGACCTCAACTTCGACTTCACCCTCCCCGCCGACCCGAAGGCCGTCAGCGGCTACCGCCGCCAGCTCGATGTCGCCGATGCCGTCGCCGCCGTCTCGTTCCAGTCCGGAGACACCCGCTTCACCCGCGAAATCTTCTCCAGCGCCGCCGATGGCGTCCTCGTCCAGCGCCTCCAGGCCGATAAAAAAGGCGCCCTCACCTTCAAGCTGAACCTCTCCCGCGTCGAACGCGCCAAGACCCGCTTCGAGGCCCCGGACACCCTCGTCATGACCGGCGATACCGGAAACACCCTCGGCTACGAGGTCCGCGTCCGCGTCCTCGCGAAGGGCGGCAAGGTCGCCGCCGAGGGCGAGGCCCTCACCGTTTCCGGAGCCGATGACGCCACCGTCCTCCTCACCGCCGCCACCACCTTCGTCCTCGATTATGACAAGGGCTACAAGGGCGGCGACCTCGGCGTCGCCGCCGCCCGCCTCAAGGCCGCCTCCGCGAAATCCTACGACACGCTCAAGTCCGCCCACCTCGCCGAGTACCACAAGTACTACGACCGTGTGAAATTGGACACCGGCAGCGGCAATGCCACCGTTCCCACCGACGAGCGCCTCAAAGCCTACGGCGAGGGCAAGTCCGATCCCGGCTTCGCCGCCCTCTTCTACCAATACGGCCGCTACCTCCTCATCTCCTCCAGCCGCCCGGACAACCCGCTCCCCTCGAACTCCCAGGGCATCTGGGGCGATGGCCTGAAGCTGCCGTGGCGTTGCGATTACAAGAGCAACATCAACTACCAGATGAACTACTGGGCCGCCGAGGCCTCCAACCTCGGCGAGATGCACCTGCCCATGCTCCGCATGACCGCGAACCTGGTGAAGCCCGGCACGAAAACCGCCCAGGCCTACTTCGGTCCCACCACCCCCGGTTGGGTCGTCGGCTACACCACCAATGGCTGGAGCTGGACCTCCCCCGGCGCGCGCCTCTCCTGGGGCGTGTGGTGGGGCGGCAGCGCCTGGATGTGCCAACACCTCTGGGACCACTACGCCTACACCCGCGATGCCGCCTACCTGAAAGGCGCCTACCCGGTGCTGAAAGGAGCCGCCGAGTTCTGGATGGCGAATCTCGTGGAAGGCACCGATGGCAAGCTCATCACCTCGCCCTCCTCCTCCCCGGAGAACAACTTCATCACCGACACCGGCATCAAGTCCTCCGTCTGCGAAGGCGCCACCATGGAGAAATCCATCGTCTGGGACCTCCTCTCGAATACCGCCCAGGCCGCCGCCGTGATGGGGAATGACGAGGCCTTCCGCAAGAAGGTCGAGGCCGCCCGCGACCGCATCCGCCCGCCGCAGATCGGAAAGGGCGGCCAGCTCATGGAGTGGGGAGGGGACTGGGACCTCAATTCCCAGGACCCCCACCACCGCCACGTCTCCCACCTCTTCGCCCTCCACCCCGGCCACGAGATTGGCGTCCTCTCGACCCCCGCGCTCGCCGCCGCCGCCCGCAAGACGCTCGAGCTCCGCGGCGACGATGGCACCGGCTGGAGCAAGGCATGGAAGATCAACTTCTGGGCCCGCCTCCGCGAGGGCGACCACGCCCACAAGCTGCTCTCCGACCAGCTCACCTACACCACCGAGCTCCGCACCGTCATGAGCGGCGGCGGGGGCACCTACCCGAACCTCTTCGATGCCCACCCGCCGTTCCAGATCGATGGCAACTTCGGTGCCGTCTCCGGCATCAATGAGATGCTGCTCCAGACCCAGGAACGCTACACCGACTCCAAGGCCCCGTCCCAGGACCGCTACGTCATCGACCTCCTCCCCGCGCTTCCCTCCACCTGGCAGGAAGGCTCCGTCACCGGCCTCCGCGCCCGCGGCGGCTTCGAGGTCGCCCTGAAGTGGAAAGCCGGCAAGCTCGAAACCGCCACCATCCGCAGCACCGGCGGCACCGCCGCCAAGGTCCGCGCCAACGGCAAGCTCACCGACCTCACCCTCAAACCCGGCGAAACCAAAACCCTCAAGGAGTAG
- a CDS encoding substrate-binding domain-containing protein encodes MSLDPPLPRRNPLTDQVVKFLRHGITSGRWKKEMPSEAELCREAQVGRDTMRKALAVLIQDRWIEAGGRGRFHQVRRRVRHEGGDTARTVRLLTPIGLARWGSNLQTLTGHMTERLAAAGYRLEIEHRPGVFERFSAAKLKHLDALPDTAAWLLFYSSPEVQQWFASRPRPTVVAGRTVPGVKLSQVSMDGVAVGRHAAGLLVSRGHREVVYLIARITSLNDRLAAQAFREETLRLGGQARIVEYEPGSATMKRTMLDLIAGRPRITGFVTGDPEASITVLCHLLGAGVKVPEEANVIAMWDDEVLDSTYPTIARYGTNASVQGHKMADAILKQIRHGMGWVQSTMITPRYLGGGSVSAEVKRGR; translated from the coding sequence ATGTCACTCGATCCTCCCCTGCCCCGTCGGAACCCGCTGACCGACCAGGTGGTGAAATTTCTCCGCCACGGGATCACTTCCGGGCGGTGGAAGAAGGAGATGCCGAGCGAGGCGGAGCTGTGCCGCGAGGCGCAGGTGGGCCGGGACACGATGCGGAAGGCGCTGGCGGTGCTGATCCAGGACAGGTGGATCGAGGCCGGGGGACGCGGACGGTTCCACCAGGTGCGGCGGCGGGTTCGCCATGAGGGAGGAGACACGGCGCGCACGGTGCGGCTGCTCACGCCGATCGGATTGGCACGGTGGGGTTCGAACCTGCAGACGCTGACGGGGCATATGACGGAACGGCTGGCAGCAGCCGGCTACCGGCTGGAGATCGAACATCGGCCGGGGGTGTTTGAACGCTTCAGCGCCGCCAAGCTGAAGCACCTCGACGCGCTGCCGGACACGGCGGCGTGGCTGTTGTTTTACTCGAGTCCGGAGGTGCAGCAGTGGTTCGCCTCCCGGCCGCGGCCGACGGTGGTGGCGGGGCGGACGGTGCCGGGGGTGAAGCTATCCCAGGTGAGCATGGACGGGGTGGCGGTGGGACGCCACGCGGCCGGACTGCTGGTGTCACGCGGGCATCGTGAGGTGGTCTATTTGATCGCGCGGATCACGAGCCTGAATGACCGGCTCGCGGCGCAGGCGTTCCGGGAGGAGACGCTGCGGCTCGGGGGGCAGGCCCGGATCGTGGAATACGAGCCGGGCTCCGCGACGATGAAGCGGACGATGCTGGACCTGATCGCGGGGCGGCCGCGGATCACGGGTTTCGTCACCGGCGATCCGGAGGCGTCCATCACGGTGCTGTGCCATCTGCTGGGCGCGGGGGTGAAGGTGCCGGAGGAGGCCAACGTGATCGCGATGTGGGACGACGAGGTACTGGACTCGACGTATCCGACGATCGCGCGCTACGGGACCAACGCGTCGGTGCAAGGACACAAGATGGCGGACGCGATCCTGAAGCAGATCCGGCACGGCATGGGGTGGGTGCAATCGACGATGATCACGCCGAGGTATCTGGGAGGCGGGAGTGTGTCCGCGGAGGTGAAGCGTGGGAGGTAG